A stretch of the Flavobacterium aquiphilum genome encodes the following:
- a CDS encoding Gfo/Idh/MocA family protein, with amino-acid sequence MLKIGVLGAGHLGKIHLRLLQQSKKYELVGFYDENQENAERISKEFGYKSFNTIATLIHAVDVIDIVTPTLSHYKCAKVAIKSGKHVFIEKPISNTVEEAEEIIALAKEYNVKGQVGHVERFNPAFIATKSMIENPMFIETHRLAEFNPRGTDVPVVLDLMIHDIDAIMSVVKSNVKKIDASGVSVISDTPDIANARIEFENGCVANLTASRISMKNMRKSRFFQKDAYISVDFLEKKCEVVKMKDAPETPGDFDMILQNAEGIKKQIYFENPDVEQNNAILDELETFADAINNDTTPIVTLEQATDALRVAYQIIDCFKK; translated from the coding sequence ATGCTGAAAATTGGAGTATTGGGTGCCGGGCACCTAGGAAAAATACATTTGCGTTTATTACAACAATCTAAAAAATATGAATTAGTTGGTTTTTATGATGAAAATCAAGAAAACGCGGAAAGAATAAGCAAAGAATTTGGATATAAAAGTTTCAATACCATTGCAACATTAATTCATGCGGTTGACGTAATTGATATTGTTACCCCTACTCTTTCCCACTACAAATGTGCTAAAGTAGCCATCAAATCAGGCAAACACGTTTTTATAGAAAAACCCATTTCTAATACAGTTGAAGAAGCCGAAGAAATCATTGCACTTGCCAAAGAATATAATGTAAAAGGACAAGTTGGGCATGTCGAAAGATTCAATCCCGCTTTCATAGCTACCAAAAGCATGATTGAAAATCCAATGTTCATAGAAACGCATCGTTTGGCCGAATTCAATCCTCGCGGAACCGATGTTCCTGTTGTTTTGGATTTAATGATACACGATATCGATGCCATTATGAGCGTGGTCAAATCTAATGTAAAGAAAATCGATGCCAGTGGGGTTTCAGTAATAAGCGACACTCCGGACATTGCCAATGCCAGAATTGAATTTGAAAATGGTTGTGTAGCCAATTTAACTGCAAGTCGAATTTCAATGAAAAATATGCGTAAATCACGCTTTTTTCAAAAAGACGCTTATATTTCTGTAGATTTCTTAGAGAAAAAATGTGAAGTGGTAAAAATGAAAGACGCTCCTGAAACTCCCGGTGATTTTGATATGATTTTACAAAATGCCGAAGGGATAAAAAAACAAATTTATTTTGAAAATCCCGACGTTGAACAAAACAATGCTATTCTTGACGAATTGGAAACATTTGCAGATGCAATCAATAATGACACCACCCCAATTGTTACTTTGGAACAAGCTACAGACGCGTTGAGAGTTGCTTACCAAATTATCGATTGTTTTAAGAAATAA
- the coaE gene encoding dephospho-CoA kinase (Dephospho-CoA kinase (CoaE) performs the final step in coenzyme A biosynthesis.): MTKIIGLTGGIGSGKTTVANEFSSLGIPVYIADLEARKLMQTDSVLNLIKAEFGSTVFDKGVLLREKLSEIVFNDSRKLEKLNGIVHPAVKKHFDEWLLDHKNNPFVIYETAILFESGSYKKCDFVINVEAPLEVRIQRVIERDNTTREKVLERIKNQWNDEEKSSKSDFIIKNTSIEAIKVEIVKILNFLRIKQINS; encoded by the coding sequence ATGACTAAAATAATCGGTTTAACTGGAGGTATTGGGAGTGGAAAGACTACCGTTGCCAATGAATTTTCATCTCTTGGGATTCCTGTTTACATTGCAGATTTAGAAGCTAGAAAATTAATGCAAACTGATTCCGTACTAAATCTGATTAAAGCAGAATTTGGAAGCACGGTCTTTGACAAAGGTGTTTTGTTACGTGAAAAGTTATCAGAAATTGTTTTTAATGATAGCAGAAAACTGGAAAAACTCAATGGTATTGTTCATCCTGCGGTAAAAAAACATTTTGACGAATGGCTTTTGGATCACAAAAATAATCCGTTTGTTATTTACGAGACTGCAATTTTATTTGAAAGTGGGAGTTATAAAAAGTGTGACTTTGTTATAAATGTCGAAGCGCCACTTGAAGTAAGGATTCAAAGAGTAATTGAAAGAGATAATACGACAAGGGAAAAAGTATTAGAAAGAATTAAAAATCAGTGGAATGATGAGGAAAAATCATCAAAAAGTGATTTTATTATTAAAAATACTAGTATCGAGGCAATAAAGGTAGAAATTGTTAAAATTCTTAATTTTTTAAGAATTAAACAAATCAATTCTTAA
- a CDS encoding acyl-[acyl-carrier-protein] thioesterase, whose protein sequence is MPISADFTSILSKEWEINFTQCTPNGYLKYTDLCNLLQLTAAAHSEVGGISFTDMQEFNQAWVLSRMRVEINELPKWRDTVTVKTWINSLENSRSVRALEMYVNGKKIIGSETFWAVFNTKARRPEPLALPFEHFELFPDKKATEEGFSKININPEKESVFEKTVYLSDLDIVNHANNVKYLEWCLDHVDAKRILKQEIKSFEMNFLKELSLNDQVIIHESDNDDQSATTFSITKGEKNCFALELHWK, encoded by the coding sequence ATGCCAATTTCAGCAGACTTCACATCGATATTAAGCAAGGAATGGGAAATCAATTTTACCCAATGTACCCCAAACGGTTATCTAAAATACACCGATTTATGCAATCTGCTGCAATTAACAGCTGCTGCCCATTCTGAAGTAGGCGGAATCAGTTTTACTGATATGCAGGAATTTAACCAAGCTTGGGTATTAAGCAGAATGAGAGTCGAAATCAACGAATTACCAAAATGGAGAGATACTGTAACCGTAAAAACTTGGATTAATTCGCTCGAAAATTCCCGTTCGGTTCGTGCGCTAGAAATGTACGTCAACGGCAAAAAAATAATTGGATCCGAAACATTTTGGGCTGTTTTCAATACCAAAGCCCGCAGACCGGAACCTTTAGCCTTACCTTTTGAACATTTTGAATTATTCCCCGATAAAAAAGCAACCGAAGAAGGTTTTTCTAAAATCAACATCAACCCTGAAAAAGAATCTGTCTTTGAAAAAACCGTTTATCTTTCTGACTTGGATATTGTAAATCACGCCAATAACGTTAAATATTTGGAATGGTGTCTCGATCATGTTGATGCAAAAAGAATCTTAAAGCAAGAGATCAAAAGTTTTGAAATGAATTTCTTAAAAGAACTTTCCCTAAACGATCAGGTCATTATTCACGAAAGTGACAATGATGACCAATCGGCCACTACTTTTAGCATAACAAAAGGAGAAAAAAACTGTTTTGCTCTAGAATTGCATTGGAAGTAG
- a CDS encoding glycosyltransferase, translated as MLFSLIIPVYNRPDEVDELLESLTKSTYKEIFEIVLIEDGSTIRCQDVAAKYGDKLDICYYYKSNSGPGDSRNYGMDKARGDYYLIFDSDCIIPENYLVEVEKELKENYVDCFGGPDKALDSFSDIQKAINFAMTSFLTTGGIRGGSEKIGKFQPRSFNMGISRKAFLASGGFGNIHPGEDPDLSIRLWNLGFETRLFSKAFVYHKRRIDWGKFSIQVNKFGKARPILNSWYPEYNKLTFFFPTFFIIGFFVSLILLIFNQDILLKFYFGYFLALFLLSSIQNKSIKIGYLSIIAVWKQFYGYGLGFLKSYIKVIILKQDPKQAFPELFFK; from the coding sequence ATGTTGTTTTCATTGATCATTCCTGTTTATAATCGTCCTGATGAAGTAGATGAATTATTAGAAAGTTTAACAAAATCAACTTATAAAGAAATTTTTGAAATAGTATTGATTGAGGATGGTTCAACAATTCGCTGTCAGGATGTTGCAGCGAAATATGGAGATAAGTTGGATATTTGCTATTACTACAAGAGCAATTCAGGGCCTGGTGATTCCAGAAACTACGGAATGGACAAGGCTAGAGGTGATTACTATTTAATTTTTGATTCCGATTGCATTATTCCAGAGAATTATTTGGTGGAGGTTGAAAAAGAGTTGAAGGAAAATTATGTGGACTGTTTTGGAGGGCCGGATAAGGCTTTGGACAGCTTTTCGGATATTCAAAAGGCAATCAATTTTGCGATGACATCTTTTCTAACAACGGGAGGGATTAGAGGAGGATCTGAAAAGATTGGGAAATTCCAGCCAAGGAGCTTTAATATGGGTATTTCTCGTAAGGCATTTTTAGCTTCAGGAGGATTTGGTAACATTCATCCAGGTGAGGATCCAGATTTATCAATCCGTTTGTGGAACTTAGGTTTTGAGACAAGACTTTTTTCAAAAGCTTTCGTTTATCATAAAAGAAGGATAGATTGGGGGAAATTTTCTATTCAGGTAAATAAATTTGGAAAGGCTAGGCCAATATTAAATAGCTGGTATCCAGAATATAATAAGTTAACTTTTTTCTTTCCTACTTTTTTTATAATAGGATTTTTTGTATCTTTAATACTGTTGATTTTTAATCAAGATATTCTGCTTAAATTTTATTTTGGCTACTTTTTGGCATTATTTTTGCTGTCTTCTATTCAGAATAAGAGTATTAAAATTGGATATTTATCCATTATTGCGGTTTGGAAACAGTTTTATGGATATGGACTCGGATTTTTAAAGTCTTATATTAAAGTAATTATTTTAAAACAAGACCCAAAACAAGCTTTTCCTGAATTGTTTTTTAAATAA
- a CDS encoding enoyl-ACP reductase FabI, with product MMYNLLKGKRGIIFGALDENSIAWKTAERIHEEGGTFVLTNAPAAMRLGNIDALAEKVGCQIIPADATSVSDLESLVDKAVEILGGNIDFVLHSIGMSVNVRKGNHYTNQNYEFTEKGWNVSAVSFHKLMQVLYKKDAMNEWGSIIALSYMAAQRVFPDYNDMADNKAFLESVARSFGYFFGRDKKVRVNTISQSPTATRAGQGVKGFGGFIAFADKMSPLGNATAAECADYIVVMFSDLTRKVTLQNLLHDGGFSNMGVSQEVMEMFE from the coding sequence ATTATGTACAATTTATTAAAAGGTAAACGCGGTATCATTTTTGGTGCTTTGGACGAAAATTCAATTGCTTGGAAAACTGCCGAACGTATTCATGAAGAAGGGGGAACATTTGTTTTGACTAATGCACCTGCGGCAATGCGATTGGGAAATATTGATGCCTTGGCTGAAAAAGTCGGATGTCAAATTATCCCCGCCGACGCAACATCGGTTTCAGATTTAGAGTCATTGGTAGATAAAGCGGTTGAAATCCTTGGAGGTAATATTGATTTCGTCCTGCATTCTATCGGAATGTCTGTAAATGTTCGAAAAGGGAATCATTATACAAACCAAAATTATGAGTTTACCGAAAAAGGTTGGAATGTTTCGGCAGTATCTTTCCATAAACTGATGCAGGTTTTGTATAAAAAAGATGCAATGAATGAGTGGGGGAGTATCATTGCATTATCTTATATGGCGGCACAAAGAGTGTTTCCTGATTATAATGATATGGCTGATAATAAAGCATTTTTAGAATCTGTTGCGCGTAGTTTTGGATATTTCTTTGGAAGGGATAAAAAAGTGAGAGTAAATACCATATCTCAATCACCAACTGCTACTAGAGCAGGACAGGGAGTTAAAGGATTTGGAGGTTTTATTGCTTTCGCAGATAAAATGTCTCCGCTTGGCAATGCAACAGCAGCTGAATGTGCCGATTACATTGTTGTTATGTTTTCGGATTTGACGCGTAAAGTGACTTTGCAAAATTTACTGCATGACGGTGGATTCTCTAATATGGGAGTTAGTCAGGAAGTAATGGAAATGTTTGAATAG
- a CDS encoding sensor histidine kinase codes for MNKLFFRLLVLLMSLSLIGIILVQVYWFNTSFENNAEQFKFHVKQVLGNVAEKLHNREAYSFYDKYNHYKDSTGKIPKRNDLLEFYYVQKNPLTKQTIIYSNSIISEDFKISSGLFDKKFTNESFKNFNSKRVTEVYNKNSLDNSGIQQSLIPDQRIEKAGNLDILDNAQFEIFFKDIASAMPIQERITKEALREIIKKELEEYGVKTKFEFGILSNGIQTKIRSDNFQYDKDATYSIPIFTDNEGNEKYKLLVTFPHKKKFLLSELVSITILSIIFTLIIIIAYTSALNQLIRQRQISEIKTDFINNMTHEFKTPIATINLALDAIRNPKIIEDKEKVFKYLEMIRDENKRMHAQVENVLRISKLEKKELNIIKESSDIEEVINDAIEHVNLILEDREGTIDIHFGAIRKTVLLNDVHFTNVIVNILENAIKYTAGIPKIDIYTENIKDMVLIKIKDNGVGMSKVAQKRIFEKFYREHTGDIHNVKGHGLGLAYVKRIVDDHNGQIYVESEKGKGSTFIIKLPLIN; via the coding sequence ATGAACAAACTATTTTTTAGACTGCTTGTATTATTAATGAGTTTATCCTTAATCGGGATCATTCTTGTGCAGGTTTATTGGTTTAATACTTCATTTGAGAATAATGCTGAACAATTTAAGTTTCATGTTAAGCAGGTGTTAGGCAATGTTGCTGAAAAACTGCATAATCGTGAAGCTTACAGTTTTTATGATAAATACAATCATTATAAAGACAGTACTGGTAAAATTCCTAAAAGAAATGATTTGTTGGAATTTTATTATGTTCAAAAAAATCCATTAACAAAGCAAACTATTATTTATTCTAATAGTATAATATCCGAGGATTTTAAGATTTCGTCTGGACTTTTTGATAAAAAATTTACTAATGAAAGTTTTAAAAACTTCAATTCCAAAAGGGTTACGGAAGTTTATAATAAAAATAGTCTTGATAATTCAGGGATACAGCAAAGTTTAATACCGGATCAAAGAATTGAGAAGGCTGGTAATTTGGATATTTTAGATAATGCCCAATTTGAGATTTTTTTTAAAGATATTGCCTCTGCAATGCCTATCCAAGAGAGAATTACAAAAGAAGCTTTAAGAGAGATTATTAAAAAAGAATTGGAAGAATATGGTGTAAAAACCAAGTTTGAGTTTGGGATTTTAAGTAACGGAATACAAACTAAAATAAGATCGGATAATTTTCAATATGATAAAGATGCCACTTATTCCATTCCGATTTTTACTGATAATGAAGGGAATGAAAAGTACAAGCTGTTAGTTACTTTTCCGCATAAAAAGAAGTTCTTATTGTCTGAATTGGTGAGTATTACGATATTATCGATCATATTTACGTTAATTATTATTATTGCTTATACGAGTGCTCTGAATCAGTTGATTCGTCAAAGGCAGATATCGGAGATAAAAACGGATTTTATCAATAATATGACGCATGAGTTTAAAACACCAATTGCTACAATAAATTTGGCTTTGGATGCCATCCGAAACCCGAAGATTATTGAGGACAAAGAGAAAGTGTTTAAATATCTCGAAATGATTCGGGACGAAAATAAGCGAATGCATGCTCAGGTTGAAAATGTATTGAGGATATCTAAATTAGAAAAGAAAGAATTAAATATTATAAAAGAATCAAGCGACATTGAAGAAGTTATTAATGATGCTATCGAACATGTTAACTTGATTTTAGAAGACAGAGAAGGAACTATTGATATTCATTTTGGAGCCATCAGAAAAACAGTTTTGCTGAATGATGTTCACTTTACAAATGTGATAGTTAATATTTTGGAAAATGCCATAAAATATACAGCAGGTATCCCTAAAATTGATATTTATACTGAGAATATCAAAGATATGGTCCTCATCAAAATAAAAGATAATGGCGTGGGTATGAGTAAAGTTGCTCAAAAAAGGATTTTTGAAAAATTTTACAGAGAACATACCGGAGACATACATAATGTGAAAGGACATGGTTTGGGTCTTGCATATGTAAAGCGAATTGTAGATGACCATAACGGTCAAATATATGTAGAAAGTGAAAAGGGAAAAGGAAGTACCTTCATTATAAAATTACCTTTAATAAATTAA
- a CDS encoding response regulator transcription factor produces MENTNKKILLVEDDLNFGAVLKDYLSLNDFDVVLAKNGMEGFEKFKKDSYDLCILDVMMPYKDGYTLAKEIREKNNDVPIIFLTAKSMKEDVLKGYKAGADDYLNKPFDSEVLLMKIKAIIQRKASDVKTEAVQFEFNVGKFHLNSKLRFLTFGDEEPIKLSPKENELLKMLILHENDLMPRELALTKIWRDDNYFTSRSMDVYIAKLRKYLKQDEDVEILNIHGEGFRLVVKGK; encoded by the coding sequence ATGGAAAACACAAATAAAAAAATACTATTAGTAGAAGATGACCTTAATTTTGGAGCAGTTCTAAAAGACTATTTATCGCTAAATGATTTTGATGTTGTTTTGGCTAAAAATGGTATGGAAGGTTTTGAAAAGTTCAAAAAGGATTCCTATGACTTATGCATTCTTGATGTGATGATGCCATACAAAGATGGGTATACTTTGGCCAAAGAAATAAGAGAAAAAAATAATGATGTGCCTATTATTTTCCTTACTGCAAAATCTATGAAAGAGGATGTTTTAAAAGGATATAAAGCCGGAGCAGATGATTATTTGAATAAACCTTTTGATTCTGAGGTTTTATTGATGAAAATTAAAGCTATCATTCAAAGAAAAGCGTCTGATGTAAAAACAGAAGCGGTTCAATTTGAGTTTAATGTTGGTAAGTTTCATCTGAATTCAAAGCTTCGTTTCTTAACTTTTGGTGATGAAGAACCAATTAAGTTGTCTCCGAAAGAGAATGAACTTCTTAAAATGCTGATTCTGCATGAAAATGATTTGATGCCAAGAGAATTGGCCTTGACAAAAATATGGAGAGATGATAACTATTTTACTTCAAGAAGTATGGATGTTTACATCGCTAAATTGAGAAAGTATTTAAAACAAGACGAGGATGTTGAAATTTTAAACATTCACGGTGAAGGATTCAGATTAGTTGTGAAAGGCAAGTAA
- a CDS encoding YggS family pyridoxal phosphate-dependent enzyme codes for MSIQINLSKIKSTLPEHVTLVAVSKTKPVSDLMQAYDAGQRVFGENKIQEMVDKWEQMPKDIEWHMIGHVQTNKVKYMAPFVSLIHGVDSLKLLEEINKQALKNNRIIDCLLQIHIAEEETKFGLDEEELKALLASPSFKEMKNIRIVGLMGMATFTDNQNQIKKEFTHLKSVFDSLNSKDGSSRDALQYISTMKILSMGMSGDYQLAISCGSTMVRIGSSIFGGRS; via the coding sequence ATGTCCATCCAAATAAACCTTTCCAAAATAAAATCGACTCTTCCAGAACATGTTACTCTGGTTGCGGTTTCCAAAACAAAACCCGTTTCCGATTTAATGCAGGCTTATGATGCCGGTCAACGCGTTTTTGGTGAAAACAAAATTCAGGAAATGGTCGATAAATGGGAACAAATGCCCAAAGATATCGAATGGCACATGATTGGACATGTACAGACCAACAAAGTCAAATACATGGCTCCTTTCGTGAGTTTAATTCACGGTGTCGACAGTTTGAAATTATTGGAAGAAATCAATAAACAAGCCCTAAAAAACAATCGAATCATTGATTGTTTACTCCAAATTCACATCGCCGAAGAAGAAACAAAATTTGGACTTGACGAAGAAGAACTAAAAGCACTTCTAGCCTCACCTTCTTTCAAAGAAATGAAAAACATCCGAATTGTCGGTTTGATGGGAATGGCAACTTTTACAGATAACCAAAACCAAATCAAAAAGGAATTCACACATTTGAAATCTGTTTTTGATTCATTAAACAGTAAAGACGGATCAAGTAGAGATGCACTGCAGTACATCTCTACAATGAAAATATTATCCATGGGAATGTCAGGCGATTATCAATTGGCAATTTCTTGTGGCAGCACAATGGTTCGGATAGGAAGTAGTATCTTTGGAGGGAGAAGTTGA
- a CDS encoding exonuclease domain-containing protein has translation MYAILDIETTGGQFNEEGITEIAIYKYDGHEIVDQFISLINPEIPIQPFVVKLTGINNAMLSSAPKFFEVAKRIIEITNDCVLVAHNASFDYRILRTEFRRLGYDFNIKTLCTVELSQRLLPEQPSHSLGKLVRALGIPMADRHRASGDAMATVKLFKMLLDKDLEKTITKELIKFEVIKGVSPRLLDIIESLPSRTGIYYIHREDGTIIFIGQSKNIKKRVNQHFTGITRTSKKIQAEVFTVTFEETGSELIALLKESEEIKKNRPIYNRSTRKKTLSWAIYAEKDQNGYLNLKLQKADGRKKEITAFANEQEGRGALSRITTSYQLCAKLTGLSNPKNTCIQYEKGQCDGTCTEQITPEEYNSKVQVFIDKNLFDNKNMIIIERGRKTGEHSAILIEKGILQGYAFYDLNYQILKPEILKNILVSMPSNKDTRSYIQSYLRKHRVLKIINF, from the coding sequence TTGTACGCAATACTCGACATAGAAACCACCGGAGGACAATTCAACGAAGAAGGAATAACGGAGATTGCTATCTATAAATATGATGGTCACGAAATCGTGGACCAATTTATCAGTTTAATCAATCCTGAAATTCCCATTCAGCCGTTTGTGGTCAAACTTACCGGAATCAACAATGCAATGCTTAGCTCAGCTCCGAAGTTTTTTGAAGTCGCCAAACGCATTATCGAAATAACAAACGACTGTGTCTTGGTCGCTCACAATGCCTCATTCGATTACCGAATTCTTCGCACCGAGTTTCGCCGTCTTGGGTATGACTTCAACATAAAAACACTTTGTACTGTAGAATTATCCCAACGTCTATTGCCGGAACAGCCTTCTCATAGTTTGGGAAAATTGGTTCGCGCACTTGGAATCCCTATGGCAGACAGACACAGAGCCAGCGGAGATGCTATGGCAACAGTCAAACTTTTCAAAATGCTTTTAGACAAAGACCTTGAAAAAACCATCACGAAAGAACTAATCAAATTTGAGGTTATCAAAGGCGTTTCTCCAAGATTATTGGATATTATCGAAAGCCTTCCTTCCAGAACAGGAATTTACTACATCCATCGCGAAGACGGCACCATCATATTTATCGGACAAAGCAAAAACATAAAAAAAAGAGTCAATCAGCATTTTACGGGCATAACCAGAACTTCCAAAAAAATCCAAGCCGAAGTTTTCACCGTAACTTTTGAGGAAACCGGAAGCGAATTAATTGCGCTCCTGAAAGAATCAGAAGAAATAAAGAAAAACCGCCCTATTTACAACCGCTCTACTCGCAAAAAAACACTGTCTTGGGCTATTTATGCTGAAAAAGACCAAAATGGCTATCTGAATTTAAAACTTCAAAAAGCCGATGGCCGCAAAAAAGAAATTACGGCATTCGCCAATGAACAGGAAGGAAGAGGCGCCCTTAGCCGCATTACCACAAGTTATCAGTTGTGTGCAAAACTTACAGGCCTTTCCAATCCAAAAAATACCTGTATTCAATATGAAAAAGGCCAATGCGATGGCACTTGTACAGAACAGATAACGCCCGAAGAATACAATTCAAAGGTTCAGGTTTTCATCGACAAAAACCTTTTCGACAACAAAAACATGATTATCATTGAACGAGGAAGAAAAACAGGTGAACACAGCGCAATATTAATCGAAAAAGGAATATTACAAGGATACGCATTTTACGATTTGAACTATCAAATCCTCAAACCTGAAATTCTAAAAAACATCCTTGTGTCAATGCCTAGTAATAAAGATACAAGATCATATATCCAAAGCTATTTGAGAAAACACAGGGTATTAAAAATTATCAATTTCTAA
- the miaA gene encoding tRNA (adenosine(37)-N6)-dimethylallyltransferase MiaA, translated as MKYLITIVGPTAIGKTSLSIDLAKNYNCEIVSCDSRQFFKEMAIGTAVPNAEELASAPHHFIQNKSIFDNYTVGDFEKEALLKIEELFQKNDYVILVGGSGLYVDAILKGFDEFPAIDHSVREEVNSNYEKLGIKYLQGKLEILDPVYFKKITSENPQTLQNPQRMMRFVEVCLGTKKPYSSFLNQKENNRNFTPIIIGLEADREVIYDRINQRVDIMINEGLLAEAQALYPHKELNALQTVGYRELFSYFDGDFTLPFAIEEIKKNTRRFSKRQLTWFKRKENTQWFDYLIDRGKIINYLNSKT; from the coding sequence ATGAAATACTTAATTACCATAGTCGGACCAACAGCCATCGGAAAAACATCCTTAAGCATCGACCTAGCCAAAAACTATAATTGCGAAATTGTATCTTGCGACAGCCGACAGTTTTTCAAAGAAATGGCTATTGGAACAGCCGTGCCAAATGCAGAAGAATTGGCCTCCGCACCACACCATTTTATACAAAACAAATCCATTTTTGATAATTATACCGTAGGCGATTTCGAAAAAGAAGCACTTCTAAAAATTGAAGAGTTATTTCAAAAAAATGATTATGTAATACTTGTTGGAGGTTCGGGATTGTATGTGGATGCCATTTTAAAAGGTTTTGACGAGTTTCCGGCTATAGATCATTCCGTCCGAGAAGAAGTAAATTCAAATTACGAAAAACTCGGAATCAAATACTTGCAGGGAAAGTTAGAAATCCTCGACCCAGTTTATTTCAAAAAAATAACTTCCGAAAATCCACAAACCTTGCAAAACCCGCAACGCATGATGCGATTTGTCGAAGTCTGCCTTGGTACAAAAAAACCTTATTCCTCTTTTTTAAACCAAAAGGAAAACAATCGGAATTTCACACCAATCATCATTGGCCTAGAAGCCGACAGAGAAGTGATCTACGACCGAATCAACCAACGTGTCGATATTATGATTAATGAAGGACTTTTGGCCGAAGCACAAGCTTTGTATCCACACAAAGAATTAAATGCCTTGCAAACGGTTGGATATCGTGAATTATTCAGTTATTTTGATGGGGATTTTACTTTGCCATTCGCAATTGAAGAAATCAAAAAAAATACCCGCCGATTTTCAAAACGTCAACTCACTTGGTTCAAACGAAAAGAAAACACACAATGGTTTGATTATTTGATAGATAGAGGAAAAATTATTAATTATTTAAACTCAAAAACATAA
- a CDS encoding 3-hydroxyacyl-CoA dehydrogenase family protein: MKIIAVIGAGTMGNGIAHTFAQSGFTVKLIDISEKSLDKGMSTIFANLDRMVAKGTITEEDKAKTISNIITYTDIKDGVVGADLVVEAATENVELKLNIFKQLNEACSHNTILATNTSSISITQIGAVVAHPERVIGMHFMNPVPIMKLVEIIRGYNTSNEVTNIIMKLSEKLGKTPVEVNDYPGFVANRILMPMINEAIETLYNKVAGVYEIDTVMKLGMGHPMGPLQLADFIGLDVCLAILNVMYDGFKNPKYAPCPLLVNMVRAGKLGVKSGEGFYDYSESKKAEKISKQFV; encoded by the coding sequence ATGAAAATCATTGCCGTAATCGGAGCAGGAACAATGGGTAACGGAATTGCCCATACTTTTGCCCAAAGTGGTTTTACCGTAAAACTAATTGATATTTCCGAAAAATCATTGGATAAAGGAATGTCCACTATTTTTGCAAATTTAGACCGAATGGTTGCAAAAGGAACCATAACCGAAGAAGACAAAGCCAAAACTATAAGTAATATTATTACCTATACCGACATAAAAGACGGAGTTGTAGGAGCTGATTTAGTTGTTGAAGCTGCTACAGAAAATGTGGAATTAAAACTCAATATTTTCAAGCAATTGAACGAAGCTTGTTCACACAACACTATTTTGGCAACAAATACTTCTTCTATTTCTATCACACAAATCGGGGCTGTGGTCGCTCATCCTGAACGCGTAATCGGAATGCATTTTATGAATCCGGTTCCAATTATGAAATTAGTCGAAATCATTCGCGGTTACAATACAAGTAATGAAGTGACAAACATCATTATGAAATTATCCGAAAAACTCGGTAAAACTCCAGTAGAAGTAAATGATTATCCAGGATTTGTTGCTAATAGAATTTTAATGCCAATGATTAACGAAGCAATCGAAACTTTATACAACAAAGTAGCTGGTGTTTATGAAATTGACACGGTAATGAAACTAGGAATGGGACATCCGATGGGACCTTTACAACTGGCCGATTTTATTGGTCTTGACGTTTGTCTTGCCATTTTAAATGTAATGTATGACGGTTTCAAAAATCCAAAATACGCTCCTTGCCCGTTATTGGTAAATATGGTACGAGCTGGAAAATTGGGAGTGAAATCAGGTGAAGGTTTTTATGATTACAGCGAAAGCAAAAAAGCGGAGAAGATTTCGAAACAGTTTGTTTAA